One genomic region from Cetobacterium sp. 8H encodes:
- the tenA gene encoding thiaminase II, which yields MKFTQELYINAKDIWDTYYTHPFVDELGKGTLSKEKFKFYIIQDYLYLLEYAKLFALGVIKSKSEYDMKQFANLTDGILNSEMGIHKVYMEKLNITNEDIDNHRPTLDNTSYTSYMLAVSHSGDIKEIAVAALSCMWSYKMIGDKLNETYGCNHEFYGEWIKTYSSDRYSSLNDWNLELVEKHTKYISEDDRAHLINIFRNCSIYEYKFWDMSYKGA from the coding sequence ATGAAATTTACACAAGAGCTTTATATCAATGCTAAAGATATCTGGGATACATATTATACCCATCCATTTGTAGATGAACTTGGAAAAGGAACTTTAAGTAAAGAAAAATTTAAATTCTATATAATACAAGACTACCTGTATTTATTAGAATATGCAAAACTCTTTGCTTTAGGAGTTATTAAAAGTAAGTCTGAATATGATATGAAACAATTTGCAAATCTAACTGATGGAATACTTAATTCTGAAATGGGTATACATAAGGTTTATATGGAAAAACTAAATATTACCAATGAGGATATTGATAATCATAGACCAACTCTTGATAACACTTCATATACAAGTTATATGCTTGCTGTTTCTCACTCTGGTGATATTAAAGAGATTGCTGTAGCTGCTCTTTCATGTATGTGGAGTTATAAAATGATTGGTGATAAGTTAAACGAAACTTATGGATGCAATCACGAATTCTATGGTGAATGGATTAAAACATATTCATCTGATAGATATAGCTCTTTAAATGATTGGAATTTAGAACTTGTTGAAAAGCATACGAAATATATAAGTGAAGATGATAGAGCCCATCTTATAAATATATTTAGAAATTGTAGTATCTATGAATATAAGTTTTGGGATATGTCTTACAAAGGAGCTTAA
- a CDS encoding ABC transporter ATP-binding protein, protein MNILNIKNLTFGYKNNGSHNLIIQDLSLKLDKNELISIVGGSGCGKSTLIKILAGIENEYDGTILSASKAYMPQKDVLFPWRTILENILLPLEIKKEDSIQGKRQAISYLKKFQLDDYIDKYPQELSGGMRQRVSFIRTLLTDSEILLLDEPFSALDAITREDLQRWLLENIRFFNKSMIFITHDIDEALFLSDRVLVCKNKPLNNFAEFQISKKYDAVKLLEIKTEILSIIKGEKL, encoded by the coding sequence ATGAATATACTTAATATTAAAAATCTTACATTTGGTTATAAGAATAACGGTTCTCATAATTTAATTATTCAAGATCTTTCTCTGAAATTAGATAAAAATGAATTAATATCAATTGTTGGAGGAAGTGGTTGTGGAAAATCTACACTTATTAAAATTTTAGCAGGAATTGAAAATGAATACGACGGAACTATTCTTTCAGCCTCTAAAGCCTACATGCCACAAAAAGACGTTCTTTTCCCCTGGAGAACAATTCTAGAAAATATACTTTTGCCTCTAGAAATAAAAAAAGAAGATTCTATTCAAGGGAAAAGGCAAGCAATCTCTTATTTAAAAAAATTTCAATTAGATGACTATATAGATAAATATCCTCAAGAACTTTCAGGTGGTATGAGACAACGGGTTTCTTTCATTAGAACACTTTTAACTGACTCTGAAATACTTTTATTAGACGAACCTTTTTCAGCTTTAGATGCTATTACTAGAGAGGATTTACAACGGTGGCTTCTTGAAAATATAAGATTTTTTAATAAAAGTATGATTTTTATAACTCATGATATTGATGAAGCTTTATTTCTTTCGGATAGAGTTTTAGTGTGTAAAAATAAGCCTTTAAACAACTTTGCTGAATTCCAAATATCTAAAAAATATGATGCTGTAAAGCTCTTAGAAATAAAAACAGAAATACTTAGTATTATTAAAGGTGAAAAGTTATGA
- a CDS encoding ABC transporter permease codes for MKEFKLSPSFLSILLFFIFWEILGRYISKAFILPWPTAILKKIWILKTPLFLTHLPSTLKIALVSIVISMILGIVLAILMDFNKTVQAAVYPLLVTTQTIPITALAPVFILWFGYSIWSKVLVSVIISFFPITITIYNSFKEVQKDDINFLKSLGASNLDIFLKLKIPASSHSFFSALKMSVPLSLIGASIGEWLGATSGLGYFSKRMMSQLDGAGVFAPIVIISLLAIFIVQIISLIESKTLHWRNK; via the coding sequence ATGAAAGAATTTAAATTATCTCCTAGCTTTTTATCTATCTTACTATTTTTTATATTTTGGGAAATCTTAGGTAGATATATTTCTAAGGCATTTATTCTACCTTGGCCCACTGCTATTTTAAAAAAAATATGGATTTTAAAAACTCCACTTTTTTTAACACATTTACCATCTACTTTAAAAATTGCTTTGGTTTCTATTGTTATCTCAATGATTCTTGGGATTGTATTAGCTATTTTAATGGACTTCAATAAAACTGTGCAAGCTGCAGTTTATCCACTGCTTGTAACCACTCAAACCATCCCAATCACAGCACTGGCACCGGTTTTTATTCTTTGGTTTGGATACTCTATTTGGAGTAAGGTCCTTGTTTCCGTTATAATAAGTTTTTTTCCAATTACAATTACAATATACAATAGTTTCAAAGAGGTCCAAAAAGATGATATTAATTTTTTAAAAAGTTTAGGTGCTTCTAATTTAGATATCTTTTTAAAATTAAAAATCCCAGCTTCTAGTCATAGCTTTTTTTCTGCTCTAAAGATGAGTGTTCCTTTAAGTTTAATCGGAGCCTCTATAGGAGAATGGCTTGGAGCTACTTCTGGACTTGGTTACTTCAGCAAAAGAATGATGTCTCAGCTTGATGGAGCGGGTGTTTTTGCTCCCATAGTAATCATATCATTGCTTGCAATTTTTATTGTACAAATAATATCTTTAATTGAATCTAAAACTTTACACTGGAGGAATAAATAA
- a CDS encoding ABC transporter substrate-binding protein produces the protein MKKIFILIFSMFLILGCNSKKEKELEEVSIILDWYPNAVHTFIYNAIENGYFKDEGIDLKIIYPSSPSDSLTLPAAKKVDIGISYLNNVIIAKTNENIPIQSFGAILQQSVNTVISLKEKNITSPKDFEGKKVGTSGGIMSDVYLDTMMRHENVDPTSLEVVDVGFELLTSMITNQVDFTIGGMINHEIPVMQDKGVDINYFLIENFGVPQSYELILVANDELLKEKKDTYQKVFNILKKGFQDVKNNPQKSIDILLSKQAAEQFPLTENVERQSLDILIPMMENTSAEFLSQTEKVWEKNINWLYDNKVILKKIPAKNFIYQF, from the coding sequence ATGAAAAAAATTTTTATACTTATTTTTAGTATGTTTTTAATTTTAGGTTGCAATTCTAAAAAAGAAAAAGAGTTAGAGGAAGTATCTATTATTTTAGACTGGTATCCAAATGCTGTGCATACATTTATATATAATGCTATTGAAAATGGGTATTTCAAAGATGAGGGAATTGATTTAAAAATAATCTATCCCTCATCACCCTCAGACTCTTTAACTTTACCTGCTGCTAAAAAAGTTGATATTGGAATCTCATATTTAAACAATGTTATCATTGCCAAAACAAATGAAAATATTCCAATCCAATCTTTTGGAGCAATTTTACAACAGAGTGTTAATACTGTTATATCTTTAAAAGAAAAAAATATAACTAGTCCAAAAGATTTTGAAGGTAAAAAAGTGGGTACTAGTGGTGGTATTATGTCCGACGTATATCTTGATACAATGATGAGGCATGAAAATGTCGATCCTACTAGTTTAGAAGTAGTTGATGTTGGTTTTGAACTTTTAACATCTATGATTACAAATCAAGTTGATTTTACTATTGGTGGAATGATCAATCATGAAATTCCTGTTATGCAAGATAAAGGGGTTGATATAAACTATTTTTTAATTGAAAATTTTGGAGTTCCACAATCTTATGAATTAATTCTTGTTGCTAATGATGAGCTTTTAAAAGAAAAAAAAGATACATATCAAAAAGTTTTCAATATTTTAAAAAAAGGTTTTCAAGATGTTAAAAATAACCCTCAAAAATCTATCGATATATTGCTTTCTAAGCAAGCCGCAGAACAATTTCCTCTTACTGAAAATGTTGAAAGACAGAGCCTTGATATCCTTATTCCTATGATGGAAAATACATCCGCTGAATTTTTAAGTCAAACTGAAAAAGTTTGGGAAAAAAATATTAACTGGTTATATGATAATAAAGTTATCTTAAAAAAAATACCTGCTAAAAATTTCATATATCAATTTTAA
- a CDS encoding MATE family efflux transporter encodes MKQLHSLWRENKSEILSIFTIALPTIVDMFVQTLLGFFDLIMVGRLGPEAIASVGLGTAPILTIIPIFFAISVGTTAMVSRAFGSKNYEEARDSMSQSLILGIPASLIVTFIFIFFGENILTIISKNQPITEALKYLKVVSLGIPFLCFNIIFSYGFRSISKAKIPMINNTISIFLNIFLNYIFIFILDLGILGAGIATTISRGIVTIIFSFLIVYKKNYCISLTKKDFKINKNICRRLLKVGLPSAGEQSIFRIGMLIFEAMVINLGTLQYAAHKIALTAESFSFNLGLGFSVAGTALVGQHLGAKKYLDAKRAGYLNTFLAMIVMTSFGFLFMIFPKFVISLFTNDQSIVPMASSALRIVSVAQPILAVSMVLSGALRGAGDTKSVLWITAIGMFLVRIPLTYILLYILNFGLNGAWMVMIVDLTFRGSACFYRFKQGKWRYIEV; translated from the coding sequence TTGAAACAACTTCACTCTTTATGGAGAGAAAACAAATCTGAAATTCTATCTATCTTTACAATTGCTTTACCTACCATCGTAGATATGTTTGTTCAAACTCTTTTAGGCTTCTTTGATCTTATTATGGTTGGAAGATTAGGCCCTGAAGCCATTGCATCAGTAGGTCTTGGAACAGCACCTATTTTGACTATTATTCCTATTTTTTTTGCAATAAGTGTTGGAACAACTGCAATGGTGAGTCGTGCTTTCGGATCTAAAAATTATGAAGAAGCGAGAGACAGTATGAGTCAAAGTTTAATTTTAGGGATACCCGCTTCTTTAATCGTTACTTTTATCTTTATTTTTTTTGGAGAAAATATTTTAACTATTATTAGTAAAAATCAACCCATTACAGAAGCTTTAAAATATCTTAAAGTCGTTTCTTTAGGAATACCTTTTCTTTGTTTTAATATTATATTTTCTTATGGATTTAGATCTATCAGCAAAGCCAAAATTCCTATGATTAATAATACTATCAGTATTTTTTTAAATATATTTTTAAATTATATTTTTATCTTTATTTTAGATTTAGGAATTTTAGGTGCTGGTATTGCCACTACTATATCTCGTGGAATAGTAACCATTATTTTCTCATTTTTAATAGTTTACAAAAAAAATTATTGTATCTCTTTAACTAAAAAGGATTTTAAAATAAATAAAAACATATGTAGAAGATTACTTAAAGTTGGTCTTCCTTCTGCTGGTGAACAATCTATTTTTAGAATTGGAATGCTTATATTTGAAGCTATGGTTATTAACTTAGGAACTCTTCAATATGCTGCTCATAAAATAGCTCTGACAGCAGAATCATTCTCTTTTAATTTAGGGCTAGGGTTTTCTGTTGCGGGAACTGCTCTTGTTGGGCAACACCTCGGAGCCAAAAAATATCTTGATGCAAAAAGAGCAGGGTACTTAAATACATTCTTAGCTATGATTGTTATGACTTCTTTCGGATTTTTATTTATGATTTTTCCTAAATTTGTAATTTCTCTTTTTACAAATGATCAAAGTATAGTTCCTATGGCCAGTTCTGCTCTTAGAATTGTCTCTGTTGCTCAACCTATCCTAGCTGTTTCAATGGTTTTAAGTGGTGCACTAAGAGGAGCAGGAGATACAAAATCTGTTCTTTGGATTACTGCTATAGGAATGTTTCTTGTAAGAATTCCTCTAACATATATCCTACTTTACATTTTAAATTTCGGTCTAAATGGTGCTTGGATGGTTATGATTGTAGATTTAACTTTTAGAGGTTCCGCTTGTTTTTATAGATTCAAACAAGGAAAATGGAGATATATAGAGGTATAA
- a CDS encoding WYL domain-containing protein produces the protein MEKKIRVTLPKRILEIIECDIEEFKIKKNTLLNYIYEELGKTYDLKNYKTNYKGETEVIQFNLNKKNKIDYYDFLEENNIQNEAEFFREILIEYAEKGKKNRELFLFRNIVERLQIAIKEKRISKLSFKDGKEIEIEPYHLESSKLELANYIFCYNLKEESWKNYKLKYIQSVYLKKENFKVRDKTFIESVKKDFDPFLSKGKVVKVKLTVDGQKLFKELTTNKPRLLSKDGNVYLLECSEEKAKRYFSFFIDEVEILEPKNLREWFKEKYEKALLKYKD, from the coding sequence ATGGAGAAAAAAATAAGAGTAACCTTACCAAAAAGAATATTAGAAATAATAGAGTGTGACATAGAAGAGTTTAAAATAAAAAAAAATACCTTATTAAATTATATATATGAAGAGCTAGGAAAAACATACGATTTAAAAAACTATAAAACAAATTATAAGGGAGAAACTGAAGTTATTCAGTTTAACTTAAATAAAAAAAATAAAATAGATTACTATGATTTTTTAGAAGAAAATAATATACAAAATGAAGCTGAATTTTTTCGTGAAATATTGATAGAGTACGCAGAAAAAGGTAAAAAAAATAGAGAGTTATTTTTATTTAGAAATATAGTAGAAAGATTACAGATAGCAATAAAAGAAAAACGTATTAGCAAATTATCTTTTAAAGATGGAAAAGAAATTGAAATAGAGCCGTATCATTTGGAGAGTTCAAAATTGGAATTAGCAAATTATATATTTTGTTATAATTTAAAGGAAGAAAGTTGGAAAAACTATAAGTTGAAATATATACAATCGGTTTATTTAAAAAAAGAGAATTTTAAAGTAAGGGATAAAACCTTTATAGAGAGTGTAAAAAAAGATTTTGATCCATTTTTATCAAAAGGAAAAGTTGTAAAAGTTAAATTAACTGTTGATGGTCAAAAATTATTTAAAGAGTTAACAACTAATAAACCAAGACTTTTAAGTAAAGATGGGAATGTTTATCTTTTAGAATGTTCGGAAGAAAAGGCTAAAAGATACTTTAGTTTTTTTATAGATGAGGTTGAAATTTTAGAACCAAAAAATCTTAGAGAGTGGTTTAAAGAGAAGTATGAAAAAGCTCTTTTAAAATATAAAGATTAA
- a CDS encoding MurR/RpiR family transcriptional regulator translates to MDVLYEIKQKYSTFSIKEKIIAEYILNSKNSINNISITELAKAIGTSSSTLTRFSKKINCESFVDMKMKLNSNNSNLTHKKGNDSLFSAVYNYYSEVIEKSNELLDKKLILKIVQKILKAKKIYIYGVGSSGLTAQEFMQRLLRMGFNVSSISDSHMMIINSAIVSSEDLVIGISISGETKEVVNALRICQKNKAKIIAVTSFPKSSITKYANDIISICNSDFINKKNFINTQFSTMYLFDLISTILLEDPELNKKMQTTIDAILK, encoded by the coding sequence GTGGACGTTTTATATGAAATAAAACAAAAATATAGCACTTTCTCTATAAAAGAAAAAATTATTGCAGAGTATATTCTTAATTCTAAAAATTCTATTAACAATATATCTATAACTGAGTTAGCTAAAGCCATTGGAACATCTTCATCTACACTTACACGATTTTCCAAAAAAATCAACTGTGAAAGCTTTGTAGATATGAAAATGAAATTAAATTCTAACAATTCAAATTTAACTCATAAGAAAGGAAATGATTCTCTTTTTTCTGCAGTTTATAACTATTATTCCGAAGTTATTGAAAAATCAAATGAACTTCTAGATAAAAAGCTTATATTAAAAATTGTACAAAAGATTTTAAAAGCTAAAAAAATTTATATTTATGGTGTTGGTAGTTCAGGATTAACTGCTCAAGAGTTTATGCAAAGGCTTCTTAGAATGGGATTTAATGTTTCTTCTATAAGTGATTCACACATGATGATTATAAATAGTGCTATTGTTTCTTCCGAAGATTTAGTTATTGGAATATCTATATCTGGCGAAACAAAAGAGGTTGTTAACGCACTTAGAATATGTCAAAAAAATAAAGCTAAAATTATTGCCGTTACAAGTTTTCCTAAAAGTAGCATAACAAAATATGCAAACGACATTATCTCTATTTGTAATTCAGATTTTATAAACAAAAAAAATTTTATAAACACCCAATTTTCTACTATGTATCTTTTTGATTTAATATCTACAATCCTTTTAGAAGACCCCGAATTAAATAAGAAAATGCAGACTACAATAGATGCTATTTTAAAATAA